One region of Cinclus cinclus chromosome 25, bCinCin1.1, whole genome shotgun sequence genomic DNA includes:
- the LOC134053626 gene encoding uncharacterized protein LOC134053626: MHGVLQEKLDAGLNMDFSAAAKASKQPYRRQSSEQNKWSKPGMMWHCDHAVLLAKGQEEETLGGGGNLVFLSLLWMLVGEGEENRTQPGAPSLSLGKVMLFPRDEHPFPKEMQFLAVGRMTSREESSRAPHPHPTGSLQVLSGPTPAGAGLKQGLGRLGAVGKFGNGVGRAVWMGFVPTWVRRRHRLCKLDAAAAAAAAAAPGNLSKEKGRRGAVAQREECEFHSGGNPKEFVGMDLTENE; this comes from the exons cCTCCAAACAGCCATACAGGAGACAAAGTTCTGAGCAGAACAAATGGAGCAAGCCAGGGATGATGTGGCATTGTGACCATGCCGTGTTACTGGCCAAAGG gcaggaggaggaaactCTTGGTGGTGGTGGAAATCTGGTATTTCTCTCACTCCTATGGATGCTGGtaggagagggagaagagaaCAGAACTCAGCCAGGTGCTCCGAGCCTCAGCCTGGGGAAGGTGATGTTATTCCCTAGGGATGAGCATCCCTTCCCGAAGGAGATGCAATTCCTTGCTGTTGGAAGAATGACCTCAAGAGAGGAGAGCTCCCGAGCTCCTCATCCGCATCCCACGGGCTCCCTGCAGGTGCTGAGCGGCCCCACCCCGGCTGGTGCCGGCCTCAAACAAGGGCTGGGAAGGCTCGGGGCtgtgggaaaatttgggaatggggtgggaagggCCGTGTGGATGGGCTTTGTACCAACCTGGGTGAGGCGGAGACACAGACTCTGCAAactggatgctgctgctgctgctgccgccgccgccgccccagGAAACCTGagcaaagagaagggaaggagaggagctgtggcacAGAGAGAG GAGTGTGAGTTCCACAGTGGAGGGAATCCCAAGGAATTCGTAGGGATGGATCTTACTGAGAATGAATAA